A portion of the Adhaeribacter radiodurans genome contains these proteins:
- a CDS encoding PQQ-dependent sugar dehydrogenase produces MAADANQQNNTGFKISKTKLNTGTSTLQALQSLPTTARPAVNANDVVVPEGYVVEPILVGLSLPTDVAFADDGTIFVSEGGSSWPTRPYMPARVITLHPSGKTDAIEMNVQAGPRGITWWNGDLYIALKGGYHMQLVKYNLQTEKLTILIDQIPSGGWHEPGGPIFSPDGLMYFGHGSVSQQGVVLPQGFTVDIAKHPLAHDVPGEDVTLTGNNVRSRDPKAPFPFEVETGAFKPFGTPARKGEVVKGQLFCNTGVWRSKPDGTDAELLAWGIRNPFGMAMNEEGELYVTDNDYEETSERSIANDPDRIWHIKNAKQPFGSVQKPDWYGFPDICGDGLPVNHESHLPSRGKAAELLLKNPPKWAGPAAFLEQPHSCMCRMDFCRSDSFGHRGELFVAEWGTLAPLNSPRKEDLTHGFRVIRVNVKDGTAQPFFHNKQMGPASTVGGAGIERPVSCKFSPDGKSLYVLDFGVVKVTPGNMMAFAHTGVLWKITKK; encoded by the coding sequence ATGGCAGCAGATGCAAACCAGCAAAATAACACCGGGTTTAAGATTTCGAAAACAAAGTTAAATACGGGTACTTCCACTCTTCAAGCTTTACAATCACTTCCAACCACTGCCCGTCCTGCCGTGAACGCGAACGACGTGGTAGTACCGGAAGGGTATGTGGTGGAACCAATTCTGGTAGGCTTATCCCTACCTACGGATGTTGCTTTTGCCGACGATGGTACTATTTTCGTTAGTGAAGGGGGTAGTTCCTGGCCTACTCGCCCCTATATGCCTGCCCGGGTTATTACGCTGCATCCATCTGGCAAAACCGATGCTATCGAGATGAACGTCCAAGCGGGCCCTCGGGGTATTACCTGGTGGAACGGCGACCTATACATAGCTTTAAAGGGTGGGTACCACATGCAATTGGTAAAGTATAACCTGCAAACCGAGAAGCTAACTATTCTTATCGACCAGATTCCGAGTGGGGGTTGGCATGAACCGGGAGGGCCCATTTTTAGTCCGGATGGTTTGATGTATTTCGGGCATGGTTCGGTATCACAGCAGGGTGTGGTGCTGCCCCAGGGATTTACTGTAGACATAGCCAAACACCCTCTAGCGCACGATGTACCCGGCGAAGATGTAACTCTCACGGGAAATAACGTGCGCAGTCGTGATCCAAAAGCGCCTTTTCCTTTTGAGGTTGAAACCGGAGCTTTTAAGCCATTTGGAACACCGGCCCGCAAGGGGGAAGTAGTAAAAGGGCAATTATTTTGTAATACGGGAGTGTGGCGTTCAAAGCCCGATGGTACAGACGCCGAACTGTTAGCTTGGGGCATCCGGAATCCGTTTGGTATGGCCATGAACGAAGAAGGCGAGCTTTATGTAACCGACAACGATTATGAAGAAACCAGCGAACGATCCATTGCCAACGACCCCGACCGGATATGGCACATTAAAAATGCGAAGCAACCTTTTGGTTCAGTGCAAAAGCCAGATTGGTACGGTTTCCCCGATATTTGCGGTGATGGCTTACCCGTGAATCATGAAAGCCATTTGCCTAGCCGGGGAAAAGCGGCCGAATTGTTATTAAAAAATCCACCCAAATGGGCCGGACCCGCTGCTTTTCTGGAACAACCGCATTCGTGTATGTGCCGGATGGACTTTTGCCGTTCTGATTCCTTTGGGCACAGAGGAGAGCTTTTTGTTGCAGAATGGGGTACACTGGCTCCGCTTAATTCTCCCCGTAAGGAGGACCTGACACATGGTTTCCGGGTAATACGGGTGAATGTTAAAGATGGTACCGCGCAACCTTTTTTTCATAATAAACAAATGGGGCCAGCTTCCACGGTTGGGGGAGCAGGTATAGAACGGCCGGTTTCCTGTAAGTTTAGCCCAGATGGTAAAAGCCTTTACGTGCTCGATTTTGGGGTAGTAAAAGTAACACCCGGTAACATGATGGCTTTTGCTCATACCGGTGTTTTATGGAAAATAACTAAAAAATAA
- a CDS encoding outer membrane protein assembly factor BamB family protein, protein MKKILLPALVLGITGCLTSKLLPDNAPSTASGRDWREYLGGPDRNHYSTLEQITAENVVNLKVAWEYHTLDSGQIQCNPIIVDGVLYGMTPTTQPFAVDAATGQERWKLKPTAESNGLSTSRGVTYWESSDDKRILYTNGPWLYALDARTGQAIPSFGENGRTSLKAGLGETAKDKFVISNTPGTVYQDLIIMPMRLSEGADAALGHIQAFDIRTGKLAWVFRTIPSPGEFGYDTWPPDTYKNTDVGGGNNWSGMSVDRERGILYIPTGSAAFDFYGGNRKGQNLFANCLLALDAKTGKRLWHYQLVHHDVLDRDAPAPPNLITVNQNGKKTDAVAQVTKQGYVFVFDRVTGQPLYPIEERPVPATDVAEEQTWPTQPFPTKPAPYARQSLTEADLNPYAENLEELKTNLRAARSEPGPFTPLSKRGTIIFPGLDGGAEWGGAAVDPDGIMYVNSNEMAWLLALKSTSPDASLASLSSGERLYASNCTSCHGTERKGNPASGYPSLVDIQKHRTTDYVTNVVSKGKGMMPAFTKFSAEEKKALVSFLFGTEKVEPGITKLKEPGLENKKGMPDVPYRISGYTKFLDKKGYPAISPPWGTLNAIDLNTGEYLWKIPFGETPELAAKGIPQTGSESYGGPVITASGLLFIAGTKDQKFRVYDKKNGKLLWETTLPAAAFATPSTYEVNGKQYIVMACGGTKLGAHKGDSYIAFALPD, encoded by the coding sequence ATGAAAAAAATTTTACTTCCTGCTCTAGTGCTAGGAATAACCGGGTGCCTGACGAGTAAACTACTGCCCGATAATGCTCCTTCTACTGCTTCGGGGCGTGACTGGCGCGAGTACCTGGGTGGACCTGACCGGAACCATTATTCTACTTTAGAACAAATTACCGCCGAAAATGTAGTCAACCTAAAAGTAGCCTGGGAATACCACACCCTCGACTCGGGCCAAATTCAATGCAATCCTATTATTGTGGATGGTGTCCTTTACGGCATGACACCTACTACCCAGCCTTTTGCCGTAGATGCTGCTACTGGACAAGAACGTTGGAAGCTAAAACCAACCGCCGAATCCAATGGTTTAAGTACCAGCCGGGGAGTTACCTACTGGGAAAGTAGTGATGATAAACGTATTTTATATACCAACGGTCCCTGGCTCTACGCTTTAGATGCCCGCACTGGTCAAGCCATACCTTCTTTCGGCGAAAACGGCCGTACCAGCTTAAAAGCGGGATTGGGAGAAACTGCCAAAGATAAATTTGTAATTTCGAACACCCCCGGCACTGTTTATCAAGATTTAATTATCATGCCCATGCGCTTGTCTGAGGGCGCCGATGCGGCTTTGGGTCATATTCAGGCGTTTGACATTCGGACAGGTAAATTGGCTTGGGTTTTCCGGACCATTCCCTCACCCGGCGAATTTGGTTACGATACCTGGCCCCCTGATACTTACAAGAACACCGATGTAGGCGGCGGAAACAATTGGTCGGGCATGTCCGTGGACCGCGAAAGAGGAATTTTGTACATACCTACCGGTTCGGCTGCTTTTGATTTTTACGGTGGCAACCGCAAAGGCCAGAATCTTTTTGCCAATTGCTTACTGGCCCTCGACGCTAAAACTGGCAAACGCCTTTGGCATTACCAACTGGTACACCACGATGTGCTGGACCGCGACGCTCCTGCTCCACCCAATTTAATTACCGTAAACCAGAATGGAAAAAAAACAGATGCAGTGGCCCAAGTGACTAAACAAGGTTACGTTTTTGTTTTTGACCGCGTAACGGGTCAGCCCTTGTACCCGATTGAAGAGCGACCTGTACCAGCCACCGACGTGGCGGAAGAGCAAACCTGGCCTACTCAGCCCTTCCCCACTAAACCGGCACCTTATGCCCGTCAATCGCTTACCGAAGCTGATTTAAATCCGTATGCCGAAAACTTAGAAGAATTAAAAACTAATTTACGGGCTGCCAGAAGCGAACCAGGGCCTTTTACTCCTCTGAGCAAACGAGGAACTATTATTTTTCCAGGCCTGGATGGAGGCGCCGAATGGGGTGGCGCTGCTGTAGACCCAGATGGCATTATGTATGTAAACAGCAACGAAATGGCCTGGTTACTCGCTCTAAAGTCTACATCTCCAGATGCTAGTTTAGCCAGTTTAAGTTCCGGAGAAAGACTCTATGCCAGTAATTGCACGTCGTGCCACGGAACCGAAAGAAAAGGTAATCCGGCAAGTGGTTATCCATCTTTAGTAGATATTCAAAAACACCGCACCACCGATTACGTGACCAATGTTGTTTCCAAAGGAAAAGGCATGATGCCGGCTTTTACTAAATTTTCGGCCGAAGAAAAGAAAGCTTTGGTTTCGTTCCTCTTCGGCACCGAGAAAGTTGAACCTGGTATTACTAAACTAAAAGAACCTGGCCTGGAAAATAAAAAAGGCATGCCCGACGTACCTTACCGCATTTCGGGTTATACCAAGTTTTTAGATAAAAAAGGCTATCCGGCTATTAGTCCGCCCTGGGGCACCCTCAATGCCATTGATTTGAATACGGGAGAATATCTCTGGAAAATACCGTTCGGCGAAACACCCGAATTAGCCGCTAAAGGAATACCGCAAACAGGTTCAGAAAGCTACGGGGGGCCGGTAATTACGGCTAGTGGTCTGCTATTTATTGCCGGTACCAAAGACCAGAAATTCCGGGTATACGATAAGAAAAACGGAAAACTGCTCTGGGAAACAACCTTGCCGGCGGCCGCTTTTGCCACCCCCAGCACCTACGAAGTAAATGGTAAACAGTATATTGTTATGGCCTGCGGCGGCACTAAACTGGGCGCCCACAAAGGCGACAGCTATATAGCTTTTGCCTTGCCAGATTGA
- a CDS encoding choice-of-anchor tandem repeat GloVer-containing protein encodes MKKFVLLNALKFLSSEALHGLKPVILPLFLSRQYRASLLITILVLCPFLNVWAQDILAGLTSDGGLQGAGTAFTIKSDGTGFTVQKTFALSGKSPYGDLIKASDGNFYGMNSAGGTYGYGNIFKMTSAGKITNLYSFNYTTNGGNPQGSLKQGADGKFYGMTYSGGTNGYGTIFSFTPSGTYTVLHHFSLNADGGYPYDNLIQGTDGNFYGLTSQGGTYNNGTIFKISPSGTFNVLRHLNQASDGAYPYGSLVQGADGNFYGLTSQGGTYNNGTIFRVSPGGTFTVRRHLKYSSDGGYATGNSLIKAPDGNFYGMLYQGGLLGYGTIFKLTPGGSFTVLKSLDYTTQGGYPKGSLTQNTDGNLYGIMQSGGTYGYGTIFKITTSGTYTVLKHLNAAPNGGNAQGSLLRNSSDGNFYGMTSYGGSGNGGTIFKMTPVGAYTVLAHLPESSGANPSAGLIQARDGNFYGMTNNGGTNDNGSIFKFCSSTFSTVKSFNSSVNGQNPRGSLVQGSDGNLYGLASKGGSYGYGTIFKMTPGGTLSVLWNLNRTNDGGLPYGSLVQGADGNFYGMTSEGGIYDYGTVFRITPGGTFTVLWNFNLTNDGGFPYGSLIRGTDNNFYGMTYSGGINGYGTIFKITPGGVLTVIKKLDNVNGGKPYGNNLMQGQDGNFYGLTYYGGTYGYGTVFKCTPGGTLTVLHHLNILADGANPVGGLVRGSNGKLYGLTTYGGTYQGGTIFTISTTGTYSVVRHLNPTTDGNRPLGGLVVQKANPVANAQSVTTAVNTPKAITLTGSGGTPLEFKVAGQPQHGTLTGSNANRVYTPDPGFTGTDSFNFRVIWGCQSSTSQKVTITVGPLSTIRLNSGGDAVSTSLGNFRADAYFRGSTSISSTASPISNTTNDALYQDNRRVTNAGDSFSYNVPVTNGTYSVKLHFAEIYYSAAGKRKFNVTAEGTSWLSNYDIYVAAGGAKKAVIATKNVTVTDGTLNLNFISKVDKACVAAIEVVPVAGADRSIMDSQLIKPENELVTSLYPNPVKDRLTIELAAPAEHLFTAVIDATGKEVQQNKHELINKNKVELTVATLPAGLYLVQLQTGQARQTLKFMKE; translated from the coding sequence ATGAAAAAGTTTGTACTCTTAAATGCGCTGAAATTTCTTTCTTCTGAAGCATTGCATGGCTTAAAACCTGTGATATTGCCTCTTTTTCTTTCTCGTCAGTATAGAGCCAGTCTGTTAATTACTATTTTGGTATTATGTCCGTTTTTGAATGTTTGGGCCCAAGATATATTGGCTGGCTTAACTTCTGATGGTGGATTACAGGGCGCAGGAACGGCCTTTACCATCAAAAGTGATGGAACTGGTTTTACGGTTCAAAAAACATTTGCCTTATCCGGTAAATCTCCTTACGGCGATTTAATTAAAGCTTCGGATGGTAATTTTTATGGCATGAACTCGGCTGGTGGCACTTATGGCTATGGGAATATATTTAAAATGACTTCTGCCGGGAAAATAACGAACCTGTACAGCTTTAATTACACTACCAACGGCGGCAATCCGCAGGGGAGTTTGAAGCAAGGTGCTGATGGTAAATTTTATGGGATGACGTATTCGGGAGGTACAAACGGCTATGGTACTATATTTAGTTTTACTCCAAGTGGCACCTACACGGTACTGCATCATTTTAGCTTAAATGCAGATGGCGGTTATCCGTACGATAATCTGATTCAGGGTACCGATGGTAATTTTTATGGACTTACCTCACAAGGAGGTACTTACAACAACGGTACTATTTTTAAGATAAGCCCAAGTGGTACGTTTAACGTGCTTCGCCACTTAAATCAGGCAAGTGACGGGGCTTATCCGTATGGTAGTTTAGTTCAGGGAGCGGATGGTAATTTTTATGGACTTACCTCGCAAGGAGGTACTTACAACAACGGTACTATTTTTAGAGTTTCGCCAGGTGGTACTTTTACCGTGCGGCGCCACCTTAAATATTCTTCTGATGGAGGATATGCTACTGGTAATAGCTTAATTAAGGCACCCGATGGTAACTTTTACGGAATGCTTTACCAAGGTGGGTTGTTGGGGTACGGAACTATATTTAAGCTTACTCCCGGTGGATCTTTTACCGTTCTTAAAAGTCTGGACTATACTACTCAAGGAGGTTACCCAAAAGGTAGCTTAACTCAGAATACCGACGGTAATCTTTATGGTATTATGCAATCGGGGGGCACTTATGGGTACGGTACTATTTTTAAAATAACCACTAGTGGTACCTATACGGTACTCAAACATCTGAATGCCGCTCCCAATGGGGGCAATGCGCAGGGTAGTTTGTTGCGTAACAGCAGCGATGGTAATTTTTATGGTATGACTTCCTATGGCGGATCCGGAAACGGAGGTACTATTTTTAAAATGACCCCGGTTGGCGCCTATACGGTACTCGCACATTTACCTGAATCTTCGGGAGCCAATCCGAGTGCCGGCTTAATTCAAGCACGTGATGGAAATTTCTATGGCATGACCAATAATGGCGGCACCAACGATAATGGAAGTATTTTTAAGTTTTGCAGCAGTACCTTTTCCACTGTTAAATCTTTCAACTCTAGTGTTAATGGCCAAAATCCGCGAGGCAGCTTGGTGCAAGGTTCCGATGGTAATCTCTATGGGCTTGCCTCGAAAGGGGGCTCTTACGGTTACGGTACTATTTTTAAAATGACCCCGGGAGGTACGTTGTCGGTACTTTGGAACCTGAATAGAACGAACGATGGCGGGCTGCCTTATGGTAGCCTGGTCCAAGGAGCAGATGGTAATTTCTACGGCATGACTTCAGAAGGTGGAATTTATGATTATGGTACTGTCTTTCGGATTACGCCGGGCGGTACATTCACGGTGCTCTGGAACTTTAATTTAACCAATGATGGTGGTTTTCCTTATGGTAGTTTAATAAGAGGCACAGATAATAATTTTTATGGGATGACGTATTCTGGTGGCATCAATGGGTATGGTACTATCTTTAAAATTACCCCAGGTGGCGTACTCACGGTAATTAAAAAGTTAGACAATGTAAATGGAGGAAAACCTTATGGTAATAATTTAATGCAAGGCCAGGATGGTAATTTTTATGGACTAACCTATTATGGTGGCACCTATGGATACGGAACCGTTTTTAAATGTACTCCGGGGGGTACACTTACCGTTCTGCACCACTTAAATATTTTAGCCGATGGGGCTAACCCGGTTGGCGGTTTAGTACGAGGTTCTAACGGAAAATTATATGGTCTTACTACTTACGGTGGTACTTACCAAGGTGGTACCATTTTTACAATTAGCACGACTGGCACATATAGTGTAGTACGGCATTTAAACCCAACAACGGATGGTAATAGGCCGTTAGGCGGCTTAGTGGTGCAAAAAGCTAATCCGGTAGCGAATGCCCAGAGTGTGACTACGGCTGTAAATACTCCGAAAGCGATTACGCTTACCGGCTCCGGCGGTACTCCACTGGAATTTAAGGTGGCCGGCCAACCCCAGCACGGCACCTTAACCGGCTCGAATGCGAACCGCGTTTATACACCAGATCCGGGATTTACCGGCACCGATTCATTTAATTTCCGGGTAATTTGGGGTTGCCAGAGTTCCACTTCCCAAAAAGTTACCATTACCGTAGGGCCGCTCAGTACAATTCGGCTGAATTCGGGTGGTGATGCTGTATCTACTTCACTGGGTAATTTTAGGGCAGATGCTTATTTTAGAGGTTCTACTAGTATTTCTTCTACTGCTTCCCCAATTAGCAATACTACTAATGATGCCCTCTACCAGGATAATCGCCGGGTTACTAACGCAGGGGATAGCTTCAGTTATAACGTTCCGGTTACTAATGGTACGTACTCCGTGAAGCTGCATTTTGCGGAAATTTACTACAGTGCTGCCGGCAAACGTAAGTTTAATGTAACTGCCGAAGGAACTAGTTGGTTAAGTAACTATGATATTTATGTGGCGGCTGGTGGTGCTAAAAAAGCAGTAATAGCAACAAAAAACGTAACTGTTACCGATGGTACGCTGAATCTAAATTTTATCTCTAAAGTAGATAAAGCCTGTGTAGCCGCCATTGAAGTTGTGCCAGTGGCCGGCGCCGACCGGTCAATTATGGATAGCCAATTAATTAAACCAGAAAACGAACTGGTAACCAGCTTATATCCCAATCCGGTGAAAGACCGGTTAACTATTGAATTAGCTGCTCCGGCAGAGCATTTATTTACGGCGGTAATAGATGCCACGGGCAAGGAAGTGCAGCAAAATAAACATGAGTTAATAAATAAAAACAAGGTAGAATTAACTGTAGCAACGTTGCCGGCTGGCTTGTATTTAGTGCAACTGCAAACCGGGCAAGCCCGTCAGACTCTAAAGTTTATGAAAGAATAA
- a CDS encoding MFS transporter, with amino-acid sequence MLLPALTQSARLRYITFFYLYAMQGIPSGFALTAIANYLNGQKVSSVSIGTFVSIVGIPWIIQFLWGPIIDRYQYSVIGHRKQWVVLTQFAAFLASLTLLLVTEPVSQLSLLAFVFFTHSLFASVQDASVDAMAISVVPVAERGRLNACMRGGLLLGISFGAAALAYIMHQFGFRTAVLVQSGLLLLFTVFTFFIKLEPNDPLLPSRKNKVKKLTAEENPKLKIVFRNLWQSLTAATSLRTFGVIFVVYLCFSIFIRSFAFHLIQVLHWPDQEVSVLQGGWGSLITLTVVLGGGVLADWLGPQALQVKVLGSLAIFLMIFNLLAFWWNIRPFTISGLLFWNLADPLFSVATFPILMTLCKEYIAGSQFTAYMAFINLSDVIGSYVSGWALLVLPAPVLGFSCGIVLFICMYVLYTLNKEASRIAESLAPEL; translated from the coding sequence ATGCTTTTACCAGCTTTAACCCAGAGTGCCCGCTTGCGGTACATTACCTTTTTTTACTTATATGCAATGCAGGGTATTCCTTCGGGTTTTGCGCTCACTGCTATCGCCAATTATTTAAACGGACAAAAAGTAAGTTCCGTGAGCATTGGTACCTTCGTCAGTATTGTAGGCATACCGTGGATTATTCAGTTTCTATGGGGCCCCATTATTGATCGGTATCAATATTCCGTAATCGGGCACCGGAAACAATGGGTTGTGCTTACGCAGTTTGCGGCCTTTCTGGCATCCCTCACTCTTTTATTGGTTACCGAACCGGTTTCGCAGCTTTCGCTATTAGCCTTCGTATTTTTTACCCATAGTTTGTTTGCCTCCGTGCAGGATGCCAGCGTAGATGCCATGGCTATTTCGGTAGTACCTGTTGCAGAGCGGGGGAGGTTAAATGCCTGTATGCGAGGTGGTTTGTTATTAGGTATTTCTTTTGGCGCAGCCGCATTAGCTTATATTATGCACCAATTTGGGTTTAGAACGGCAGTGTTGGTACAATCAGGTTTGTTACTATTATTTACGGTATTTACTTTTTTTATTAAACTAGAACCCAACGATCCGTTATTACCCAGCCGGAAAAATAAAGTAAAAAAACTAACTGCCGAAGAAAATCCAAAACTGAAAATTGTATTCCGGAATTTGTGGCAAAGCTTAACGGCGGCTACCAGTTTACGTACCTTCGGGGTAATATTTGTGGTGTATTTATGCTTTAGTATTTTTATTCGCTCGTTTGCCTTTCACCTAATTCAGGTACTGCACTGGCCAGACCAGGAAGTATCGGTGCTGCAAGGGGGCTGGGGGAGTTTAATAACCCTTACGGTAGTGTTAGGTGGCGGCGTATTAGCTGATTGGTTAGGGCCCCAAGCACTGCAAGTAAAAGTATTAGGCTCATTAGCCATCTTTTTAATGATTTTTAATTTACTGGCGTTTTGGTGGAATATCCGGCCTTTTACCATTTCGGGCCTGCTTTTCTGGAATTTGGCTGATCCGCTTTTTAGTGTAGCAACTTTTCCTATTCTCATGACACTTTGTAAAGAGTATATAGCCGGCTCTCAGTTTACCGCGTATATGGCCTTTATTAACTTAAGCGATGTAATCGGGTCGTATGTGAGTGGTTGGGCTTTGCTGGTACTACCCGCCCCGGTATTAGGATTTAGCTGTGGCATTGTCCTTTTTATTTGTATGTATGTTTTATATACTTTAAATAAAGAAGCAAGCCGAATTGCCGAATCCCTAGCTCCGGAGCTGTAG
- a CDS encoding tellurite resistance TerB family protein, which translates to MEQEQTTLLKDYSLEERGAYLGALATMASADGNATNEELEFLKMMAEAAELPDNLQHEITQIAQNPSQISLQKCLDTLKQSNLRFSFVTDIISFAKSDGQYSPEEQQRIQEMSKYLGIDQKQFSILDQFVDKANDAKQQGEDPTSPAFLNKSGFGDMFKNVGISPQMVTGMLGILAPIVLSKMMSGGRRRRGGMMGGLGGGLLGGLLGGGTGMGGGTGMGGGMYGGGGGLGSIISILGGLNGRRNYGGLGNGGLGGLLGGILGGNRRGW; encoded by the coding sequence ATGGAACAAGAACAAACTACCTTGTTAAAAGATTATTCCCTGGAAGAGCGCGGTGCTTACCTGGGCGCTCTAGCTACTATGGCCTCGGCAGATGGTAATGCTACCAATGAAGAACTGGAATTTTTAAAAATGATGGCTGAAGCCGCCGAACTGCCCGACAACTTACAGCACGAAATTACTCAAATAGCCCAAAACCCCTCGCAAATAAGTCTGCAAAAATGCCTGGATACGTTAAAACAAAGCAATTTGCGCTTCTCGTTTGTAACCGATATTATCAGTTTTGCCAAATCCGACGGACAATATTCTCCCGAAGAACAACAACGCATTCAGGAAATGTCGAAATATCTGGGTATTGACCAAAAACAATTTAGCATTTTAGACCAGTTTGTAGATAAAGCCAACGATGCTAAACAGCAAGGCGAAGATCCTACTTCTCCCGCTTTCCTGAATAAAAGTGGTTTTGGCGACATGTTTAAAAATGTAGGCATTTCGCCGCAAATGGTTACGGGTATGTTGGGTATACTGGCTCCTATTGTATTAAGTAAGATGATGAGTGGTGGCCGGCGGCGCAGAGGCGGCATGATGGGCGGCTTAGGCGGAGGCCTGTTGGGTGGTTTATTGGGTGGTGGTACGGGAATGGGCGGTGGTACGGGAATGGGCGGTGGAATGTACGGCGGTGGGGGCGGCTTAGGCTCAATTATTTCCATACTGGGTGGCCTAAATGGACGACGCAATTATGGCGGACTCGGTAACGGTGGATTAGGCGGATTATTAGGCGGTATTTTAGGCGGCAATCGACGCGGCTGGTAA
- a CDS encoding isoaspartyl peptidase/L-asparaginase family protein, giving the protein MKDFVIVIHGGAENKTRQDIGPEMEAAYRRGLEEALLAGWSILHEGGAAIDAVEAAVKVMENNYLFNAGKGGAFTEKYKNEFDASIMCGQTLKAGAVAGVRRVKNPITLAKTIMDKSKHVLLTGDGAEEFALEHQLEFKPEEYFRTKKQLDELEETKKEEKIKEFDTVGAVALDKNGNLAAATSTGGLVNQHNGRVGDTPIIGSGTYANNEVCAISCTGDGEGIMRAVVGHEVYALVKYQDLSIQEACEQAANVYKDKIKGDKNLIALDSQGNMGIYYETDLMFRAFKKGQQPITVAIWQD; this is encoded by the coding sequence ATGAAAGATTTTGTAATAGTTATTCACGGAGGAGCCGAAAATAAAACCCGCCAAGACATTGGTCCGGAAATGGAAGCCGCCTATCGGCGGGGATTGGAAGAAGCCTTACTTGCCGGATGGTCTATATTGCATGAAGGTGGGGCTGCCATTGATGCTGTAGAAGCAGCCGTAAAAGTAATGGAAAATAATTATTTGTTTAATGCTGGTAAAGGGGGCGCTTTTACGGAAAAGTATAAAAATGAATTTGACGCCTCTATTATGTGCGGGCAAACGCTAAAGGCGGGTGCCGTAGCAGGCGTACGTCGGGTTAAAAACCCCATTACTTTGGCTAAAACCATAATGGACAAATCGAAGCATGTGCTCTTAACCGGTGATGGCGCCGAAGAATTTGCCCTGGAACATCAATTAGAATTTAAGCCCGAAGAGTATTTCCGGACAAAAAAGCAATTAGATGAACTAGAAGAAACTAAAAAAGAAGAAAAGATAAAGGAATTTGATACGGTAGGTGCAGTTGCGCTCGATAAAAATGGAAATCTGGCGGCGGCTACTTCTACTGGCGGATTAGTGAACCAGCATAATGGCCGGGTAGGCGACACGCCTATTATTGGCAGCGGTACTTACGCCAATAACGAAGTATGCGCTATTTCCTGCACCGGCGACGGCGAAGGTATCATGCGGGCCGTAGTGGGCCACGAAGTATACGCTCTGGTAAAATATCAGGATTTATCTATTCAGGAAGCTTGCGAGCAGGCGGCCAACGTTTACAAAGACAAAATCAAAGGCGATAAAAATTTAATTGCTCTTGACTCCCAAGGGAATATGGGTATTTATTATGAAACCGATTTGATGTTCCGGGCTTTTAAAAAAGGGCAGCAACCGATTACTGTTGCTATTTGGCAAGATTAA
- a CDS encoding OBAP family protein yields MKLVKLLTLAPTIWLLSCGGENTSSYVKSPGKEKSTKTKVLETGADMLQDKTPLKRMNMYLDGFHFYNGNIKGQMEAHHYCTKINEDLTQCVMFDGNGENAKIMGVEYIVSEKLFKTLPMSERELWHSHTYEVKSGELIAPGIPDVAEHEIMEQIVSTYGKVIHTWHTDRDLELPMGIPQIMMGFTKDGQLNPKLLADRDARFKVNHAKKREQRSDIPMPTPVPGANVWEQGKVKQLQVTSQADSSTHAH; encoded by the coding sequence ATGAAATTAGTAAAGTTACTTACTCTGGCACCAACAATATGGCTGCTGAGCTGCGGTGGCGAAAATACGAGCTCTTACGTGAAATCGCCGGGTAAGGAAAAATCGACGAAAACAAAGGTGTTGGAAACGGGCGCTGATATGCTTCAGGATAAAACGCCTTTAAAGAGAATGAATATGTACCTGGATGGGTTTCACTTTTATAATGGTAACATAAAAGGCCAGATGGAAGCACATCATTATTGTACTAAAATAAACGAAGATTTAACCCAATGCGTGATGTTCGACGGCAACGGAGAAAATGCAAAAATTATGGGCGTAGAATACATTGTTTCGGAAAAGCTTTTTAAAACCTTACCCATGTCCGAACGGGAACTATGGCATAGCCACACGTACGAGGTAAAATCGGGAGAACTCATTGCACCTGGCATTCCAGACGTAGCCGAACACGAGATAATGGAACAAATAGTATCTACCTACGGCAAAGTAATTCATACCTGGCATACCGATCGGGATTTAGAATTACCTATGGGCATTCCGCAAATAATGATGGGCTTTACTAAAGATGGTCAGCTTAATCCTAAACTTTTGGCTGATCGGGATGCCCGTTTTAAAGTTAACCATGCTAAAAAACGCGAACAACGCTCCGATATCCCGATGCCAACACCCGTACCGGGAGCTAACGTATGGGAGCAAGGTAAAGTGAAACAGTTACAAGTTACCTCGCAGGCAGATTCTTCTACTCACGCGCATTAA